A region of Fibrobacter sp. UWR4 DNA encodes the following proteins:
- a CDS encoding FISUMP domain-containing protein encodes MDYEYGICTADDSDKNAVYNDTIYACIHSTSTGINEYYWKSTYVNAILGTCLEENYGTVKEYKNEEYLCKYLWRKDKNQYDNLFGFCSKDKIGNVETNNDTLFICTENFEWIRARKDTFLGECSNSNSGDKKTFYGQEYICRGDGWEPVFGTLTDSRNGQSYRTVVLKNAVWMAENLNYETENSWCFEDVASKCSQHGRLYTYEAALKACPTGWHLPDVEHDYYNTVYQSYVYTSPTGWQGASGTGYSDLYIEGSGIRKASGNFIYENRLSGFWFADELNSDTAFVKCEVDPSYSVRSECYNTNRELPTASNYSSSIAPKKDAYPVRCVKD; translated from the coding sequence TTGGATTACGAATATGGAATTTGTACTGCAGACGACTCTGATAAGAACGCAGTTTACAACGACACCATCTATGCCTGTATACATAGTACATCTACAGGGATCAACGAATACTATTGGAAAAGCACCTATGTTAATGCTATACTAGGAACTTGCCTCGAAGAGAACTACGGTACTGTCAAGGAATATAAAAACGAAGAATACCTGTGCAAATACCTTTGGAGAAAAGATAAAAACCAATACGACAATCTATTCGGATTTTGCTCAAAAGACAAAATAGGAAACGTCGAAACCAATAACGACACCTTGTTCATTTGCACCGAAAATTTTGAATGGATTCGCGCAAGAAAAGATACCTTCCTTGGGGAATGCAGCAACAGTAATTCTGGAGACAAAAAGACTTTCTATGGTCAGGAATACATCTGCCGTGGTGATGGATGGGAGCCTGTTTTCGGAACATTGACGGACTCTAGAAACGGGCAATCCTATCGTACCGTCGTATTGAAGAACGCGGTCTGGATGGCAGAAAATCTAAACTACGAAACCGAAAACAGCTGGTGCTTCGAAGATGTTGCATCCAAGTGCAGTCAGCATGGTAGACTTTATACTTATGAAGCCGCATTGAAGGCGTGCCCCACAGGATGGCACCTTCCTGATGTTGAACATGACTATTATAACACCGTATATCAGAGCTACGTCTATACATCACCTACAGGCTGGCAGGGCGCAAGCGGAACAGGTTATTCGGACTTGTACATAGAAGGCTCTGGAATTAGGAAAGCCAGCGGAAACTTCATATACGAAAATAGACTTAGCGGATTCTGGTTTGCTGACGAGCTTAACAGTGACACTGCGTTCGTAAAGTGTGAAGTTGATCCGTCCTATTCTGTGAGAAGCGAATGCTACAATACGAATAGAGAACTTCCGACTGCTTCAAATTACTCATCATCCATCGCCCCGAAAAAAGACGCCTATCCGGTTCGTTGCGTAAAGGACTAG